CTGTTTTCCTGTCTCTGgcattttttattcaaatagTTCTCACGCTTAATTTACTCAAAtcggaatggaaatggaaatgtacGAGATGTGGAGAGCGATTCCGTCATCAGACATACTCGCTTGTTAGGTTCTGTTCTTTTACACTGTAATTTTTGTGAAGAATTCTTTAATTGGGAATAGTTTTATTCTAGCAAATTAAATAGTTCAAAGAAAAGGGTATTTCTATAAAAGCAAGCTTTAAGAAAAGGGTATTTCTTTAAAAGCAAGGTTTAGGTTTTCAATATCTACTACTCCAAATATCTTCTTATATAAAAACACCTTTGTACCTATAATCTTAAtcttgtttaatattttaccTGTGTACCAATCGAGGCACTTCCTTTCCCCATAGTTCCCAACTGCCCCATCGCAATTAGGCGGCAGAATTCTTCTCGGTCGCTTAATTATAGACTCGCAGTGTGGTCGGTCGGGTCTTTTCTATGGATGGCTTTGTTCTGGTCTTTGGTCATCGTGTGTCTTTCATTGTCTTTCGACCATTTcctttggccaacagctgcaTTAATTTTATACTTCCTCACAAAAGGTTGCTAATGGAGCTGACGGGTTTCTGCCGTCTGAAGAACCTTACTGTTAAAGTGAGAAGCGCCACGATTGAATCTTAACAATTCTGATTGGTATCTATATGGTGTGTAATAATAAGTTGGGCATCAATGAAGTGACTTGGGCATTCTGAAAATGCTTAAACAGGATTTCTAGAGGCACTCACACAGAGTGAATTGATTAAATCTGCTGCAAAGAATTTACAAATTATAGGTAGGTTTTTTAGCTTGGGTAATGCGAAGTGCAAGAATTCGTGGGAATCTCACTTTAAATGGGATGTTTCTAGGATCTTTATAGTTCCTAAATTAGTTTTGGTATTATAAACAACTTAAAAAATCCAGTAGCTTGGGTTTTATGTTATCTTTATAGTTCTTTAAATAGTTTGGGTATTATAAGTAACTAATAAAAATCCAGTAGCTTGGCACTTATGTTTGTATATTATAAGCCGGAATAAAAGCCATAAATCTAATATTTCAACTTCTGCTGAGATATGACCATGACTAATTTTTCCCCAACTGTCTGAGATTTTCCCCAATCGAAAACTAGACCAGTGCACTAAGCCGTCTTTGCTCCCAATTGACCGAATGGAACTTTGAACTCGAAACCGACAAAATGACCTTCAACGTTCACATTGGTTACGCTGAGATCTGGGATCCAACGTGGTCAGTTTCTCCCCTCCGAACACTTTCAATTCGAGGCTATTCTATGCAACGCATAATCAGCCAACGGATGCCGCTGAAAGAGCGAAAATATTTACgctttcatttcgatttaatgCGCTTTAAATGAGCCCCAATGAAGTTGACTTGGAAAGCCGGCGATCTGCGCtttggaaaattgcaaaaagaaaacaaagcagtgaccagaaaaaaaaaaaaaattgaaaataataagaaaagataaatattttctgtaGTTTGCTACGTTTCTTGTTTGGCGAACGGAAAACTAAACTGGGTTAGAAGGCAGGAAAACCGCGTTggaaaaacgttttgccatTATAAATGAAACGAAAAAACCATGCAGGCGTGGGTGGAACCCAGGCGagattgattgattgattgagtAGACGATGCAGTCGATGGGAGGGAAccgcatttaatttatgcaccGTGGAGATCCCAGACTGAACAGACCGGTGTAGCCAGGAAATGCGTTGAATGTGGAAGCTGCTGCCAGGCCAAGCGAGTCCGAATTGGAATCAAAATCGGAATCCGAATCCAAGTGCGAGTGCGAATCCGAATCCTCTCAGCTCCAATTGCTCGACAATGGCTGAAACACTTTGGgcattaatgaaattaaacaaagcaTAACAAATTCGAAATCAaatacagcagcagcagcagcagtaatGCGCCGACAACAATTTCCACatcattttcaaataaatctCAGACACACGAAAACAATTCGTAATTCGAATGAAAACCTCTGGCTAACACGCAGTAGGAAAACCTCCGAAAACGGAAAAACGTCCAATGGAAAATTAGCAACAATTTTCAAGCGTTGCAATAGCAACGAATGCATCGCCAACTTACATAATCAGCCAGACACCAACTATTTTGGCATCGTGTGAGAAGCCCCTCCAAAAAccaacatatatatacatatatatacatacatatatatacccacccgttttggccaattttcaAATGGGAGGTGGGCGTGTGCCAGCCAGCCAGGTGACGGCAATCGGCAATCTTAACGCCTTTTTGAGGTCTCTGCCAATTTGGCAAGCGCCATAGTTTCGAATGGCATTTGATAATTAGACAATTTGGCCCACAGAAGTTAACCAAAACTGACATTACCCCACCATCAACTTGGCCAAAGATGCTGATATGGCCCAAAGACCCACAGGCACAATGAAGTGAAGAGAAATGCGCAGAGTAAGGGGCGCGATAACAAATCAAGTGAAAGTTTTTATAggctgatgatgatgctcatactgatgctgatgctgatacTGCTGCTCCACAAATGTTTGCTGCCAAGCAAAATCATTTataattaacataaataataaattaaagtcATCGGTTCAAATGCATTATCAATGTGTCAAAGCAATGACCTGGCACATTGGAGCAAAGCTGTACGACTTGGAGGGGGAAATGCAAAGTTGGAAATGAGTTGGTCGGCGAAAGGTCGATTGAATAGGATTTACATGAAGATTTATAGACAACACAGAGCTGAAAGCACACTTAAAATATGGGCCATAAAGTTTCTGAGGTTACATTCCCAAAGAGAGAGATACAATACTTGAATCTAGCCTAATAAAGCTACTAGCAATATGAACCTTTCACGACTCTAAATCACTTTATAATCCTAAATTTCAGACCGAAACCAATTGCGAGATGTACCGCGCGGTGATGGAGGAGGTAGCCCGCTTCTTTGAGCGATaccaactgcagcagcaactgcagcagacGCAACGCAATGGTGAGCAGATTGCCCGCTCCAAGAGTCTGCATCATGTCCATGGAGTGGGCAACACCTCGCTGCAGAGCGATGCCCGGGATGATGACGCCTCCAGTGGCGGATCCGCTTCATATCTACGCGCCCGGAGCAGCACCAATTTGATGTTGAATAAATCAATGCATGCCATGGATGAGGAGCATAATTACGAGACGATTGCACCAGCCGGCAGCTATAATGCCTTCAAGGATTTCACTTGGTAAGCTGACATCCATATCAGTGCTAATAAGTTTCGAAACTAATAATAAGCAAATTTATTTCCCTCCGCCAAAGGCGTCGATCCCCAAAGAAGTCTGGCGGCAGTGGCGGTTGCAAGTCACGGCTATCGGCACCGGAGGCAGCCGAGGAGAAGCTGAATCAGGAGGCCTTTCGTTTGGCCAGAACCATAAGGAATCTACTGCACACCTCGGAACAGCAGCCAGATCTCACACAGCCGCGCCACTCGCTTGCTTCGATTTCATCGCTGCCCTCGGGAAATCATCGTCTATGCAAGGGAAAAACCAGTTCGGTGATGACACTGCTGACGCCACCATTGCACAATTCCACGAGCATCATGAGTGCCACACTGGAGACACCATCACCGGGCGGGAAATCAAATGCGGAACTCATCTTTCTGCGGGCCAACAACATGCGCGACTCGCGGCTATCGCTGCGCAGCTCCACCGACAGTTCCGTGCATTCCACCATCTCCTCGACGGCATCATCCTCCTCGAAAGTGGAAACGGACGAGGAGACGCAGACCCAGACCACCGCCAGCAACACAGCCATCAGTAATATCAtcagcaatagcaatagcaatagcaaacCCAGCAGCAATAAGCAGAGCGGTTCCAGTACCGAGGATGAGAGTGGCTTCAGTTCGATTAGCTCCTTTCACGATGTCGGCCTGCCCCTGAGTTCCACCTTGATGAATGGCAACCAGCGGCGCCTATCCATGTCCTCGGACAGCAGGAACTCCACACTAAAGTCCGGCTTGAATATGGTGGGGCTGCCTATGCAAAACCAGACACAAATTCAAGTGCAGGTTCAAGCTCAGATTTCCACCGGTCCATCGCCCTCGAAAACCTACCGCAATGCGAATCGCTACCAGCGCTTCTCCACTTTATCCAACGAGGATGCAGCCGCTGTTTTATGGGTCtgaaataatttatgaatCTATTTGAGATACTTTTCAAAAAATGGTTACGaataacctttttttttaatttttgtataccCCGTAGCTGTTTCGATTGGTTTTCTCTAGTGCCTCCGCTTAGTGTTAAGTTGACCATTGAATATAGAGTGCATACATTTTCAGTTTGTATGTTATGATTTTTGTAAGAACCAAGCGCGCATTTCTATGTTAACAATATGTAAATTGATTTGTCTTAAGTTTTGCAGTATttataaatgaataaaaataatttatatcaTAAAACCAGCATAGTATACTGCTTATTTTACCTCATTTGTTGTGCGTGTGTCATTCTTTCACATCCTTCTTTTCGATACGTTTCGTTTAGGTCTTAGAAAAATGTGCTAAAGTAATTCTGGTTATTAGTAAGCAATCCCCACTCGAATCCCAACTAAATTCGTTGAGACCACAACCGTTGCGGAGGTCACcatataaattaaagtaatCTGTTCGtagcaaaacaataaaaaccatCATCACAACAACATGGCCAGTGCACAAGTGCAAAGTTTTGATTTCAAGAAGCAGCAGGATCAGCACCAACAGCTGGACAACATCCAAAAGCATCAGCACCACGAAGGTGTGCCACAGGAGAGCAAATCGCAGGAGTCCATTGATGAAGAGCTATGCCAGGTGGAGTACAAGCATCCGTTGGAGCATGTGTGGACGCTGTGGTATTTGGAAAACGATCGCACCAAGCACTGGAAGGACATGCTGAACGAGATTACCGAGATCGACAGTGTGGAGACCTTCTGGAGCTTGTACTATACCATCAAGACCCCATCCGAGCTGAAGATTGGATGCGACTACTCCATGTTCAAGAAGGGCATTAAGTAGGATACAATCATTGCACATTGTTAGAAGCTAACTTAAATACTCTAATCCCAAAGACCAATGTGGGAGGATGAGGCCAACATCAAGGGTGGTCGCTGGCTGGTCACCGCGGGTAAAAGTGCCAAGGTGGAACTGGATCGCATTTGGCTGGACATACTCCTGATGATGGTGGGCCAGACCTTTGAATACTCCGACGACATCTGCGGCGCTGTGATCAACATACGTGCCAAGAGCAACAAGATCTGTAAGTGTATTAACTATGATCCACATTGATATAGAAAGTATGCATTACAGCGGTGTGGACGGCCAACGGGAGTAACGAAATGGCCATTCTGGAGATCGGCCAGAAGCTGAAGATACTCATGCGTGTGCCATCTCATAATTTGCAGTATCAACTTCATTCCGATGCAATGTGCAAAATCAATTCGGGCCTCAAATCGGTTTATACACTCTGAAAGCGAGCGTTTGGGTCCTCTACGTtgctatatatttttatttttgtacacCAGATTCGTATGTGTGGAAGATTAGATTGGCTTAGTGTATATGAATATTTACTTTGAATTGCCCTTAAACAAAATTGTCTAAGATactaaattaaaaaaccaaatttcCTACGCGCAGCAATGGCATCTTTTGGGGTGAGGTGAATACTTTGTGACTGTGTAATTCCTTGCCTACTTTGCAGCTTTAAAACTAAGAATAAAAAATGCGtggattttaaaaatgtttttgtttaatcaTTGTTCATGTGTTAACTTAAACATCATCATGCTTTGAATGCCTTACGACTTAGGGCCGTAATTGCCTACTCAAGCAAAATCGTTGAGTTATAATCAATATGGTAAGATAgggtttttaaaaaatttactCAGTAAACATTCACAGCTTGTTGCGGTGTGGCGATCATCCGACCGAAACCCATTCGAATCGATCGTTCCGTGCGTGCGTGAATGCGATCAATAGTCACTGCAATGAGTAGTTGGTTACATTTAGCGACGCGACACAATTATTCGGACACGGGAGTACACATATGGAGAACTATTTACAAGTTAATCATGATCAATCGATAGCAGCTCGTAGCAAACGCTTCAACATTCGCCAGCTTCATATCGACAGGTGCAGCTTAACAATACATTTTACAATCTAAACAATATTGGACGCGTGATAATTTGTTTCTGGTTGTTTTGTGAGATTACGAATTCGAAACTTGCATATATGCACTCGGACATGGGGCCACCCACACCCAAGGAATAACACTGCAAACGAGTCTCTCGCCAAAAGAGACTTCCAAAATGGAATACACAAATTGACTGCGGAGTCATCATCAGCACTAAATGCGGCCCACAACGGCCTTGTTTTTCCGCGTGGGTTGCACCGAGAGTGGCGGCACCACTAGCATCTCCGATTGCGTTGACGGCGAACTGCTTCGCATGCTTGCACAGTCCTCATCATCTACCTCctacaaaaatataatcatTCATCAGTTGTCGTTCATTTCGGATTTTGTAGTTGTACACACATTGATATTCGTGCAGCTGGCCAAACGCATCTGGGCCAATTGAGAGGCGGGCGTTAGAGAGTTGGTGCTGCCAAACGGCGAAGTCATCATCGTGGAAACGGCCCGTTTCAGTTTGTTGGGCGTCTTGTTGAAGGAGAAAGCACGACCAACCTAAAGCAATGAAACGTAGTATTAGAAAAGTTTAAAGGTAACAAAATTCTAAGGACTCACCTTGAGTCGCGTTTTTGCCGCAAGTTTAAAGGCCTTGCTGAGCGTGCTGACATTCACATCGCTTATGTCCACCTCCAGTTCCTGGGAGGTACGACAAATCAAAAGCTTGTCCTGCAAAAAAAGGAACATGAATACCAGAATATTAAACTATGTAAGCTTTTACTTACCGCATCAGTACGACAGGTATGGGCTGCAATCTGGTTGCACAATTTCTTTACGTAGACCGACTTATCCGTCTCCTCATCACTGATCGTAAACGTATAGAGCTTCTCCTTATCGCCCCTCAAGAGCAAACCAAAAGCCCTTGGACTATCGGAGATGTCAATCACTAGCCGGATCGTATTTAGCGATATCAGCTTAAGATGCTTATGCGTCTTCGCAGTGCTGGGCGATTTTGCAGTGTTAAATCCTTTAGAACGCCGCTTGCACAGCTCAATGGAATCGGAGAACAGGTACAAAACCAGGCTATCACCACGACCGCTCAGCGAATCGGAGAGCTCGTTCACCTCACACTTCAAGATAAAGCTGCGGTTGGAGCTCACTAAATGCGCCGGACACCCTTCGATATCGTTGAATATATCGAAGATGGCCATGCGCGATTCGGTTCGCCTTTTGTCCTCGTTGATGTGCAGTGTCACCTGCTTGATGGCCTTCAGGGCCTCCTCCAAACGTCCGTGATCCGCATTGCCACTGGTCGTGTGTTTCAGGATATCATTCAGCAGCAGACTGATACTAGGCAATCGCTGAACCGGACGGATCATCAGATCCTGTAGACCTTGGCGTCCGCACTCCGGTTTCGTTTGATTGATCTTCAGAAAGGCGTGGAAACGCGGATACTCTCGATCGCAGTACTGCAATTGTTCCTTCATT
This portion of the Drosophila santomea strain STO CAGO 1482 chromosome 3L, Prin_Dsan_1.1, whole genome shotgun sequence genome encodes:
- the LOC120447501 gene encoding homeobox protein 13, translating into MHKTTTNMQQTTDLDFDFQMPCRYFKSSFARSLSLNNNCSSSNNNNNTALTLLKKPPANEAKLQQQQDQQQQQQKQLENQESPERDSEQDSPCATPPPALPARRHTANMIHFGAANQLLTAAQPPHPALHLTPQHPQQQPPAQCARNLNLVWPMQATHQPAQQQDANILAAPSHHIQSHIYDLPQQMQPHQHHHHHHQQQQQQQQQQKQQQQHQQQQQQQHQLNVEAVILQNQVDTLHWQLKQTETNCEMYRAVMEEVARFFERYQLQQQLQQTQRNGEQIARSKSLHHVHGVGNTSLQSDARDDDASSGGSASYLRARSSTNLMLNKSMHAMDEEHNYETIAPAGSYNAFKDFTWRRSPKKSGGSGGCKSRLSAPEAAEEKLNQEAFRLARTIRNLLHTSEQQPDLTQPRHSLASISSLPSGNHRLCKGKTSSVMTLLTPPLHNSTSIMSATLETPSPGGKSNAELIFLRANNMRDSRLSLRSSTDSSVHSTISSTASSSSKVETDEETQTQTTASNTAISNIISNSNSNSKPSSNKQSGSSTEDESGFSSISSFHDVGLPLSSTLMNGNQRRLSMSSDSRNSTLKSGLNMVGLPMQNQTQIQVQVQAQISTGPSPSKTYRNANRYQRFSTLSNEDAAAVLWV
- the LOC120447502 gene encoding eukaryotic translation initiation factor 4E1 codes for the protein MASAQVQSFDFKKQQDQHQQLDNIQKHQHHEGVPQESKSQESIDEELCQVEYKHPLEHVWTLWYLENDRTKHWKDMLNEITEIDSVETFWSLYYTIKTPSELKIGCDYSMFKKGIKPMWEDEANIKGGRWLVTAGKSAKVELDRIWLDILLMMVGQTFEYSDDICGAVINIRAKSNKISVWTANGSNEMAILEIGQKLKILMRVPSHNLQYQLHSDAMCKINSGLKSVYTL